One stretch of Lysobacter sp. KIS68-7 DNA includes these proteins:
- the folB gene encoding dihydroneopterin aldolase: MSHDKVFIEGLEIEALIGIYDWERRIRQPLRFDVEMAFDNRKPAATDAIEDTLDYKAVSKRLIAFVTASDFGLVETLAERCAALILDEFGVRHVRLKLSKPGAVRGATAVGVIIERSRE, from the coding sequence ATGAGCCACGACAAAGTCTTCATCGAAGGCCTCGAGATCGAGGCCCTGATCGGCATCTACGATTGGGAGCGGCGCATCCGCCAGCCGCTGCGCTTCGACGTCGAGATGGCCTTCGACAACCGCAAGCCCGCGGCCACCGACGCCATCGAAGACACGCTCGATTATAAGGCGGTGAGCAAGCGCCTGATCGCCTTCGTGACCGCATCCGACTTCGGTCTCGTCGAAACGCTGGCCGAGCGTTGCGCCGCGCTGATCCTCGACGAGTTCGGCGTGCGGCACGTGCGATTGAAGCTCAGCAAGCCCGGCGCCGTGCGCGGTGCGACGGCGGTGGGCGTGATCATCGAACGCAGTCGCGAGTGA
- the folK gene encoding 2-amino-4-hydroxy-6-hydroxymethyldihydropteridine diphosphokinase, translating into MTKSYLSLGSNVEPERHLRAAIDALRARFGEVVLSPIYRFPAVGFDGPDFLNAAAIVESDLDAHALVDWLHALESANGRVRGPVKFNDRTLDIDLVYFGDLVLDTPQLQLPRPELRHAFVLRPLADIAPGFVDPVRGETLATMWRAHPDHDALLQTVAL; encoded by the coding sequence GTGACCAAGTCTTACCTCAGCCTCGGCAGCAACGTCGAACCCGAGCGGCACCTGCGCGCGGCGATCGATGCGCTGCGCGCGCGCTTCGGCGAAGTGGTCCTGTCGCCGATCTATCGCTTCCCCGCGGTCGGCTTCGACGGCCCGGATTTCCTCAACGCCGCGGCGATCGTCGAATCCGACCTCGATGCGCATGCGCTCGTCGATTGGCTGCACGCGCTGGAAAGCGCAAACGGCCGTGTGCGCGGCCCGGTGAAGTTCAACGACCGCACGCTCGACATCGACCTGGTGTACTTCGGCGATCTCGTGCTCGACACGCCACAACTGCAGCTTCCGCGCCCCGAGTTGCGCCACGCCTTCGTGCTGCGCCCGCTCGCCGACATCGCGCCCGGATTCGTGGATCCGGTGCGCGGCGAAACATTGGCCACGATGTGGCGCGCGCATCCGGACCACGACGCGCTGCTGCAGACCGTCGCGCTTTAG
- a CDS encoding GatB/YqeY domain-containing protein, translated as MSLKTQLTDDMKTAMKAGDKERLGVIRLVNAAIKQKEVDERIELDDAQVLAVLDKMVKQRRDSVSQYDAAGREDLAGIERAEIAVIEHYLPAKLSEAEIVDIVDGAIRDSGAAGPADMGKLMGVLKPRLAGKADMGDVSAIVKRRLAGG; from the coding sequence ATGAGCCTCAAGACCCAGCTCACCGACGACATGAAGACCGCCATGAAGGCGGGTGACAAGGAACGCCTCGGCGTGATCCGCCTCGTCAACGCGGCGATCAAGCAGAAGGAAGTGGACGAGCGCATCGAACTCGACGACGCCCAGGTGCTCGCCGTGCTCGACAAGATGGTCAAGCAGCGCCGCGATTCGGTGTCGCAGTACGACGCGGCCGGTCGCGAAGACCTCGCCGGGATCGAGCGCGCGGAGATCGCGGTGATCGAGCACTACCTGCCGGCGAAGTTGTCGGAAGCGGAGATCGTGGACATCGTCGACGGCGCGATCCGCGACAGCGGCGCCGCGGGCCCGGCCGACATGGGCAAGCTGATGGGCGTGCTCAAGCCGCGCCTGGCCGGCAAGGCCGACATGGGCGATGTTTCGGCGATCGTGAAGCGGCGCCTGGCCGGCGGCTGA
- a CDS encoding thiol:disulfide interchange protein DsbA/DsbL — MTRRLLPLLLVALAACSQSNTPPAAAPTAAATAAQPASADEPAASASSAAPATATTAAAAANPSADAAAANALASANNPDGLVEGRDYELVKDPEPWKPLNGKIEIVEVFGYVCPACAAFDPLVSAWKAKLPADVRFSYVPAPFGPEWNPYAKAFYVSEAMGLVDKTHSALIHEIHVTQTMPGEGDKPDEQKIADFYGKYGANPKEFLSTMNSFSVAGQVNRGRQFMMHVGANSTPTLVVNGKYRVMGNSFEDMLRNASQLIARERAAGGAAAAAPAAATTAPSKG; from the coding sequence ATGACCCGACGCCTTCTCCCCCTGCTGCTCGTTGCGCTCGCCGCGTGCAGCCAGTCGAACACGCCGCCTGCCGCCGCCCCGACCGCAGCCGCCACCGCCGCACAGCCGGCCAGCGCAGACGAACCGGCCGCCAGCGCCTCCTCCGCGGCGCCCGCCACGGCGACGACCGCCGCCGCTGCCGCGAATCCGTCTGCCGATGCCGCCGCTGCGAACGCGCTCGCCAGTGCGAACAATCCCGACGGTCTGGTGGAAGGTCGCGACTACGAGCTCGTGAAGGATCCGGAGCCGTGGAAGCCGCTCAACGGCAAGATCGAAATCGTCGAAGTCTTCGGCTACGTCTGCCCGGCCTGCGCCGCGTTCGATCCGCTCGTGTCCGCGTGGAAGGCCAAGCTTCCCGCCGACGTGCGCTTCAGCTACGTGCCCGCGCCCTTCGGCCCCGAGTGGAATCCCTACGCGAAGGCCTTCTACGTCTCCGAGGCCATGGGCCTGGTCGACAAGACGCACAGCGCGCTGATCCATGAAATCCACGTCACCCAGACGATGCCGGGCGAAGGCGACAAGCCGGACGAGCAGAAGATCGCCGATTTCTACGGCAAGTACGGCGCCAACCCGAAGGAATTCCTGAGCACGATGAACTCCTTCTCGGTGGCCGGCCAGGTCAACCGCGGTCGCCAGTTCATGATGCACGTGGGTGCCAACAGCACGCCGACGCTCGTCGTGAACGGCAAGTATCGCGTGATGGGCAACAGCTTCGAAGACATGCTGCGCAACGCCAGCCAGCTGATCGCACGCGAACGCGCCGCCGGTGGCGCCGCCGCCGCTGCGCCGGCCGCGGCGACGACCGCGCCGTCGAAGGGCTGA
- the rpsU gene encoding 30S ribosomal protein S21 — MPSVKVRENEPFEFALRRFKRTCEKAGVLAETRKREFYEKPTQERKRKAAAAVKRQARRTSRDVTKRQRLY; from the coding sequence ATGCCGAGCGTCAAAGTCCGCGAAAACGAGCCTTTCGAGTTTGCCCTGCGCCGCTTCAAGCGCACCTGCGAGAAGGCCGGCGTCCTCGCCGAGACCCGCAAGCGCGAGTTCTACGAGAAGCCCACGCAGGAACGCAAGCGCAAGGCCGCCGCCGCGGTGAAGCGCCAGGCCCGTCGCACCTCGCGCGACGTGACCAAGCGCCAGCGCCTGTACTGA
- a CDS encoding SAM-dependent methyltransferase: MSASSPDDPARLPLPDADALAHSERLANLIRAQIHGAGGAIPFSRFMELCLYAPGLGYYSAGATKFGAAGDFITAPELGPLFAACVADSLAPVMQQLGPGADIVELGGGSGAFAEVALKKLLAADALPSRYAILEPSADLRARQQERLRQQLNPLLYDLVDWLDAPPQDSWNGVLFANEVIDALPTPRFTLRDGEVFEEHVALDGEGRFVRTDRPADALLAAAVRHVERQRKEGDFPDGYRSELLPQLPYWIQAVIGGLRSGAMLFVDYGYPRGEYYSAQRSDGTLRAFYRHRMREDVYAWPGLQDLTASVDFTALAEAGTGAGFDFTGYCAQASFLIGNGLERNLAAAESRAQDEAGRYRLRQEAKHLTLPGEMGERFQVMGFQRDVELGVAFLAGDLSWRL, from the coding sequence ATGTCCGCCTCTTCCCCGGACGATCCCGCCCGACTTCCGCTCCCCGACGCCGACGCCCTCGCTCATAGCGAGCGCCTGGCCAACCTGATCCGCGCGCAGATCCACGGTGCGGGCGGGGCGATCCCGTTCTCCCGCTTCATGGAGCTCTGCCTCTACGCGCCGGGATTGGGCTACTACAGCGCGGGCGCGACGAAGTTCGGCGCGGCGGGCGACTTCATCACCGCCCCCGAGCTCGGGCCCCTGTTCGCGGCCTGCGTGGCCGACAGCCTCGCGCCGGTGATGCAGCAACTCGGCCCGGGCGCCGACATCGTCGAGCTCGGCGGTGGCAGCGGCGCGTTCGCGGAAGTCGCGCTCAAGAAACTGCTCGCGGCCGACGCCCTGCCTTCGCGCTACGCCATCCTCGAACCGAGCGCCGACCTGCGCGCACGCCAACAGGAGCGCTTGCGCCAGCAACTCAATCCGCTGCTCTACGATCTGGTCGACTGGCTCGATGCGCCGCCGCAGGACTCCTGGAACGGCGTGCTGTTCGCCAATGAAGTGATCGATGCCTTGCCGACGCCGCGCTTTACCTTGCGCGACGGCGAAGTATTCGAAGAACACGTGGCGCTGGATGGGGAAGGGCGCTTCGTGCGCACCGATCGCCCCGCCGATGCGCTGCTCGCCGCCGCAGTGCGACACGTCGAACGCCAGCGCAAGGAAGGCGATTTCCCCGACGGCTATCGCTCCGAGCTGCTGCCGCAATTGCCGTACTGGATCCAGGCCGTCATCGGTGGCTTGCGCAGCGGCGCGATGCTGTTCGTCGATTACGGCTATCCGCGCGGCGAGTACTACTCCGCGCAACGCAGCGACGGCACCTTGCGCGCGTTCTATCGACACCGCATGCGCGAAGACGTGTACGCATGGCCCGGGTTGCAGGATCTCACCGCGTCCGTCGACTTCACCGCGCTCGCCGAGGCGGGGACCGGTGCGGGGTTCGATTTCACCGGTTACTGCGCGCAGGCAAGCTTCCTCATCGGCAACGGCCTGGAACGCAACCTCGCCGCGGCCGAATCGCGTGCGCAGGACGAAGCAGGGCGTTATCGCCTGCGCCAGGAAGCCAAGCACCTCACCTTGCCCGGCGAGATGGGCGAGCGTTTCCAGGTGATGGGCTTCCAGCGCGACGTCGAACTCGGCGTCGCCTTCCTCGCCGGCGACCTGAGCTGGCGCCTGTGA
- a CDS encoding multifunctional CCA addition/repair protein: MQTYLVGGAVRDRLLGLPPGDRDFVVVGETPEAMHARGFKTVGRDFPVFLHPKTGEEYALARTERKSGRGHRGFVVDAHPDVTLEQDLERRDFTINAIAQAEDGTLVDPFGGERDLKARVLRHVGAAFSEDPLRVLRAARFMARFGSLGFTVAPETMALMRGMVESGELAELVPERVWQELVRALASATPSAFLQTLRSCGALGVVLPEVDALYGVPQRAEYHPEVDTGVHIELVCDMAAMIAPGDDVVGFAALVHDLGKALTPADVLPRHVGHEHAGVAPLRALCERLKVPRQHADLGRIACREHLNVHRLFELRDRTVHELLVRCDAFRQPERLAQLALVCEADKRGRAGLQDSAYPQREELLRLLAAAQSVRAADVAREGLEGPALGEALAQARIRAIRAARATPVPDDEDA, from the coding sequence ATGCAGACCTACCTCGTCGGCGGCGCGGTGCGGGATCGTCTCCTCGGCTTGCCGCCGGGGGATCGCGACTTCGTGGTCGTGGGCGAAACGCCCGAAGCGATGCATGCGCGCGGATTCAAGACGGTGGGCCGTGATTTCCCGGTCTTCCTGCATCCGAAAACGGGCGAGGAGTACGCGCTCGCGCGCACCGAACGCAAGTCCGGCCGCGGCCATCGCGGCTTCGTCGTGGATGCGCACCCGGACGTGACGCTCGAGCAGGACCTGGAGCGTCGCGACTTCACCATCAACGCCATCGCGCAAGCCGAGGACGGCACGCTCGTCGATCCCTTTGGTGGCGAGCGCGATCTGAAGGCGCGCGTCTTGCGCCACGTTGGCGCTGCGTTCTCCGAGGATCCGCTGCGCGTGTTGCGCGCGGCGCGCTTCATGGCGCGGTTCGGGTCACTGGGCTTTACTGTCGCGCCGGAAACGATGGCGTTGATGCGCGGAATGGTCGAGAGCGGCGAGCTCGCCGAACTCGTGCCCGAGCGCGTGTGGCAGGAACTGGTGCGCGCGCTCGCTTCGGCCACGCCTTCGGCCTTCCTGCAAACGCTGCGTTCCTGCGGTGCGCTCGGTGTGGTGCTGCCTGAAGTCGACGCGCTCTACGGCGTGCCGCAGCGCGCCGAATACCACCCGGAAGTCGATACGGGCGTGCATATCGAACTCGTGTGCGACATGGCCGCGATGATTGCACCTGGCGACGATGTCGTGGGCTTCGCCGCGCTCGTGCACGACCTGGGCAAGGCGCTCACGCCTGCCGATGTACTGCCGCGGCACGTGGGCCACGAACATGCAGGCGTCGCCCCGCTGCGCGCCTTGTGCGAACGCCTCAAGGTGCCGCGCCAACATGCGGACCTCGGGCGCATCGCCTGTCGCGAGCATCTCAACGTGCATCGTCTGTTCGAACTGCGCGACCGCACCGTGCACGAATTGCTGGTGCGTTGCGATGCGTTCCGCCAGCCCGAGCGTCTGGCGCAACTCGCGCTCGTGTGCGAAGCGGACAAGCGTGGGCGCGCGGGATTGCAGGATTCCGCATATCCGCAGCGCGAGGAGTTGTTGCGCTTGCTGGCGGCGGCGCAATCCGTGCGCGCGGCGGATGTCGCGCGAGAAGGACTCGAAGGCCCGGCCCTCGGCGAAGCGTTGGCGCAGGCGCGCATCCGCGCGATCCGTGCCGCGCGTGCAACGCCGGTGCCCGACGACGAAGACGCCTAA
- a CDS encoding thiol:disulfide interchange protein DsbA/DsbL, whose protein sequence is MIRRFALLLALLLPLSAFAASPAPAPLVEGVDYDVLAQPGTLMPTKPGEVEIVEVFAYTCPHCAHFAPMVEEWKAKLPTNVVLRLTPPGYNPADPLERAYFASQEIGTLGLTHLQTFQAIHEAHDLPRNPTDSELTAYYTTLGVDAAKFQAALDGAKVMQRMQAAKQFSLRIELPGTPTMVVAGRWRVLGKSYEDMLRIAAALATNPPN, encoded by the coding sequence ATGATCCGTCGTTTTGCGCTGCTGCTTGCCCTGCTGCTGCCCCTGTCCGCCTTCGCGGCCTCGCCGGCGCCGGCACCGCTGGTGGAAGGCGTGGATTACGACGTGCTCGCCCAGCCGGGCACGCTGATGCCGACCAAGCCCGGCGAAGTCGAAATCGTCGAAGTCTTCGCCTACACCTGCCCGCACTGCGCGCACTTCGCACCGATGGTGGAAGAATGGAAGGCGAAGTTGCCGACGAACGTGGTGCTGCGCCTGACCCCGCCGGGTTACAACCCTGCCGATCCGCTGGAGCGCGCGTACTTCGCGTCCCAGGAGATCGGCACGCTGGGCCTGACGCACCTGCAGACCTTCCAGGCGATCCACGAAGCGCATGATCTGCCGCGCAACCCGACCGATTCGGAGCTCACCGCGTACTACACGACGCTCGGCGTCGACGCGGCCAAGTTCCAGGCGGCGCTGGATGGTGCGAAGGTGATGCAGCGCATGCAGGCCGCCAAGCAGTTCTCGCTGCGCATCGAACTGCCGGGAACGCCGACGATGGTGGTCGCCGGTCGCTGGCGCGTGCTGGGCAAGTCCTACGAGGACATGCTGCGCATCGCCGCCGCGCTCGCGACCAATCCGCCCAACTGA
- a CDS encoding endonuclease/exonuclease/phosphatase family protein: MLSANIQAGSSTRRYTDYATRSWSHVLPAGNKRGSLDAIAQLAGQHDIVGLNESDPGSLRSGFTNQTHYLAQRGGFAYWSHQPNRSVGGVASSANGLLSKLEPVEVHDHPLPGRVRGRGVLLAQFGNGRDGLAVAVAHLSLGAGSRASQIDFIADLLHDHPHAILMGDFNCDPDRPEMQSLYKHTRLQPPAMCVPTFPSWRPQRAIDHILTTSDLQVANMEAFAAAYSDHLALAAEIDVPDHALR; the protein is encoded by the coding sequence CTGCTCAGCGCCAACATCCAGGCCGGATCGAGTACCCGGCGCTACACCGACTACGCAACGCGCAGTTGGTCCCACGTGCTGCCGGCCGGCAACAAGCGCGGCAGCCTGGATGCGATCGCGCAGCTGGCGGGCCAGCACGACATCGTCGGCCTCAACGAAAGCGACCCGGGCAGCCTGCGGTCCGGGTTCACCAACCAGACGCATTACCTCGCGCAACGCGGCGGCTTTGCGTACTGGAGCCACCAGCCCAACCGCAGCGTGGGCGGCGTGGCCTCGAGTGCGAACGGGCTGTTGTCGAAGCTCGAACCGGTGGAAGTCCACGACCATCCCCTGCCCGGCCGCGTGCGCGGACGTGGCGTGTTGCTCGCGCAGTTCGGCAACGGGCGCGACGGGCTCGCGGTGGCGGTGGCGCATCTCTCGCTCGGCGCGGGCTCGCGCGCCTCGCAGATCGACTTCATCGCCGACCTGCTGCACGACCATCCGCACGCGATCCTGATGGGCGACTTCAACTGCGATCCGGATCGTCCGGAGATGCAGTCGCTGTACAAGCACACGCGCCTGCAGCCGCCCGCGATGTGCGTGCCGACCTTCCCCAGCTGGCGCCCGCAGCGCGCGATCGACCACATCCTGACGACGAGCGACCTGCAGGTGGCGAACATGGAAGCCTTCGCGGCGGCCTATTCGGACCATCTCGCGCTCGCCGCGGAGATCGACGTGCCGGATCACGCGCTGCGCTGA
- the tsaD gene encoding tRNA (adenosine(37)-N6)-threonylcarbamoyltransferase complex transferase subunit TsaD — protein sequence MRVLGIETSCDETGVAVYDTARPGPEGLRAHAVYSQIALHAEYGGVVPELASRDHVRKLLPLIRQTLAEAGLSTSDLDGVAYTAGPGLVGALLVGAGVARSLAWALDLPAIGVHHMEGHLLAPLLEDPDLAPPFVALLVSGGHTQLVEVDAIGSYRLLGETLDDAAGEAFDKTAKLMGLPYPGGPQLAALAETGRPGAYKFARPMTDRPGLDFSFSGLKTQVLLAWRDSDHSDTTKADIARGFEDAVVDTLAIKCERALDAAGCDTLVVAGGVGANKRLRAKLQQIAEKRGGRVCFPRPSLCTDNGAMIAFAGALRLVDGQRANAEVTVQPRWDMASLPAVQSRTPA from the coding sequence ATGCGCGTCCTCGGCATCGAAACCTCCTGCGACGAAACCGGCGTGGCCGTCTACGACACCGCACGCCCCGGCCCCGAGGGCCTGCGCGCGCACGCGGTCTACAGCCAGATCGCGCTGCACGCCGAATATGGCGGCGTGGTGCCCGAACTCGCGAGTCGCGACCACGTTCGCAAGCTCCTGCCGCTGATCCGGCAGACCCTTGCAGAAGCAGGCCTGTCGACCTCGGACCTGGATGGCGTGGCCTATACGGCCGGTCCCGGCCTCGTCGGCGCCCTGCTGGTGGGGGCGGGCGTGGCCCGGTCGCTGGCCTGGGCCCTCGATCTGCCCGCCATCGGCGTCCATCACATGGAAGGCCACCTGTTGGCGCCACTGCTGGAGGACCCCGACCTCGCGCCGCCGTTCGTCGCATTGCTCGTCTCCGGCGGCCATACGCAGCTGGTGGAAGTCGATGCGATCGGCTCCTACCGGCTGTTGGGCGAAACCCTGGACGACGCCGCAGGCGAGGCCTTCGACAAGACCGCCAAGCTGATGGGGCTGCCGTACCCCGGCGGTCCGCAACTCGCGGCGTTGGCCGAAACCGGACGCCCGGGCGCCTACAAGTTCGCGCGTCCAATGACCGACCGCCCCGGCCTCGATTTCAGTTTCAGCGGCCTGAAGACGCAGGTGCTGCTGGCTTGGCGCGACAGCGACCACAGCGATACGACCAAGGCCGACATCGCGCGCGGCTTCGAAGACGCGGTGGTCGACACGCTCGCCATCAAGTGCGAACGCGCGCTGGATGCCGCCGGTTGCGACACGCTCGTGGTGGCCGGCGGCGTGGGCGCGAACAAGCGCCTGCGCGCCAAGCTCCAGCAGATCGCGGAAAAGCGCGGTGGCCGCGTGTGCTTCCCGCGTCCGTCGCTGTGCACCGACAACGGCGCGATGATCGCCTTCGCCGGCGCGCTGCGTCTGGTCGACGGCCAGCGCGCGAACGCGGAAGTCACGGTGCAACCGCGCTGGGATATGGCATCGTTGCCCGCCGTCCAGTCGCGCACGCCTGCATGA
- a CDS encoding lytic transglycosylase domain-containing protein, giving the protein MLRNMLPLLAALVCCASAPLEAQQAPAQNSPSTIKPPPLTSAPIRLDPRRDELRAAIEAADRGTLSTAQSEAIATHPAAAWVEYAALKRDIDTLPASRGQAFLAKYKGQAVAGAFREIWLASLSRKQDWPTFRLAWSNDIDDLGLRCAELDARQATGNADAQWVRDAQAAWSGTAKAFPETCDAPFAILASKGGLTSAMRWERIDKVAANWDSASMRAAARGLPSEEKALAEDYASFFDAVNDRALGWPKTARSRMMASQGLARLAKSLPMSVDTQLPKYAQAFDFTEADRGRVLYQAALWTVASYEPDSAKRLADVPASAYDERLHEWRVREAMSRSDWPAALSAIEKMGDKQRSDSRWTYFEARLKEMTGDKAGAQALYRQAARKPEFHGFLAADRIDQPYALCPVDPQVGGAAQAQVARDPAIVRAMALYQVDRPGWAQREWDDALSRFDDMQRRNAVAVAQENGWFDRAVFALGKQPEEQRMYALRFPIHHDATIRREAAKNGLDPAWVAAEIRAESVFNPNARSGANAMGLMQIVPTTGLATARRIGVPWNGVQTLYDPDANIAIGAAYLRELYDKYGPPYMVLAGYNAGPAPLARWQAQRPGMDPDFWIETLSYKETREYVARVLAFSVIYDWRLNGDAAPISQRMLGKTAARKSFECPGPLAAASKSEAQ; this is encoded by the coding sequence ATGTTGCGCAACATGCTGCCGCTGCTCGCCGCCCTCGTTTGCTGTGCTTCCGCGCCGCTGGAAGCGCAGCAAGCGCCCGCGCAGAATTCCCCGTCGACGATCAAGCCACCGCCGCTCACCAGCGCGCCGATCCGCCTGGATCCGCGTCGCGACGAACTGCGCGCCGCCATCGAAGCCGCCGACCGCGGCACGCTCTCGACGGCGCAATCGGAGGCGATCGCCACGCACCCGGCGGCGGCATGGGTCGAATACGCCGCACTCAAGCGCGACATCGACACACTGCCCGCGAGCCGCGGCCAGGCCTTCCTCGCGAAGTACAAAGGCCAGGCCGTCGCCGGCGCGTTCCGCGAGATCTGGCTCGCATCGCTTTCGCGCAAGCAGGATTGGCCGACCTTCCGCCTCGCGTGGTCCAACGACATCGACGATCTCGGGCTGCGCTGCGCGGAACTCGATGCACGCCAGGCCACCGGCAACGCCGATGCGCAATGGGTGCGCGATGCGCAGGCGGCGTGGTCGGGCACCGCCAAAGCGTTTCCCGAAACCTGCGATGCGCCGTTCGCGATCCTCGCGTCGAAGGGCGGCCTGACGTCGGCGATGCGTTGGGAACGCATCGACAAGGTCGCGGCGAATTGGGATTCGGCTTCGATGCGCGCCGCCGCGCGCGGCTTGCCGTCCGAAGAAAAAGCGCTCGCCGAGGATTACGCGTCGTTCTTCGATGCCGTGAACGATCGCGCGCTCGGTTGGCCGAAGACGGCGCGCAGCCGGATGATGGCGTCGCAAGGGCTCGCGCGCCTGGCGAAGTCGCTGCCGATGTCCGTCGACACGCAGTTACCGAAGTACGCGCAGGCTTTCGATTTCACCGAAGCCGACCGCGGGCGCGTGCTGTACCAGGCCGCGCTGTGGACGGTGGCCTCCTACGAACCGGATTCCGCGAAGCGCCTCGCCGACGTGCCCGCTTCCGCCTACGACGAGCGCCTGCACGAGTGGCGCGTGCGCGAGGCGATGTCGCGCAGCGATTGGCCCGCTGCCTTGTCGGCGATCGAGAAGATGGGCGACAAGCAGCGCAGCGATTCGCGCTGGACCTACTTCGAGGCGCGCCTGAAGGAAATGACGGGCGACAAGGCCGGCGCGCAAGCGCTCTATCGCCAGGCCGCGCGCAAGCCGGAATTCCACGGATTCCTCGCCGCCGATCGCATCGACCAGCCGTATGCGCTGTGCCCGGTGGATCCGCAGGTCGGCGGCGCCGCGCAGGCGCAGGTGGCGCGCGATCCGGCGATCGTGCGCGCAATGGCGCTGTACCAGGTGGATCGCCCGGGTTGGGCGCAGCGCGAATGGGACGATGCGCTCTCGCGCTTCGACGACATGCAGCGTCGGAATGCGGTGGCGGTGGCGCAGGAGAACGGTTGGTTCGACCGTGCCGTGTTCGCGCTCGGCAAGCAGCCGGAAGAACAACGCATGTACGCGCTGCGCTTCCCGATCCACCACGACGCGACCATCCGCCGTGAAGCGGCGAAGAACGGACTCGATCCGGCGTGGGTCGCCGCGGAGATCCGCGCCGAGAGCGTGTTCAATCCGAACGCGCGCTCGGGTGCGAATGCGATGGGCCTGATGCAGATCGTGCCGACCACGGGCCTTGCGACCGCGCGCCGCATCGGCGTGCCCTGGAACGGCGTGCAGACCCTGTACGACCCCGACGCGAACATCGCCATCGGCGCGGCCTATCTGCGCGAGCTCTACGACAAGTACGGCCCGCCGTACATGGTGCTCGCCGGTTACAACGCAGGCCCGGCGCCCCTGGCGCGCTGGCAGGCGCAGCGGCCCGGCATGGATCCGGATTTCTGGATCGAGACCCTCAGCTACAAGGAAACGCGCGAGTACGTCGCGCGCGTGCTGGCCTTCAGCGTGATCTACGACTGGCGCCTCAACGGCGACGCCGCACCGATATCGCAGCGGATGCTGGGCAAGACCGCGGCGCGCAAGTCCTTCGAATGCCCGGGGCCCCTTGCGGCGGCCTCGAAATCCGAGGCGCAATAG
- a CDS encoding pteridine reductase: MAPMSIEPHVVLVTGSARRLGATIARTLHGAGYSVALHCGRSREEADALAASLEAARAGSTRVLQADLTQFDRLPELIAQTVGHFGRLDALVNNASAFFPTPVGEATPAQWDALFGANARAPYFLAQAAAPHLRATHGAIVNLVDIYGERPMRAHTLYGMSKAALAYMTRSLALELAPEVRVNGVAPGAILWPDSGKDDAAKQAMLERTPLGRTGTPEEVAEAVRWLLRDATYTTGQVLRLDGGRMLEG, translated from the coding sequence ATGGCGCCCATGAGCATCGAACCCCACGTCGTCCTGGTCACCGGCAGCGCCCGTCGCCTGGGCGCGACCATCGCACGCACGCTGCACGGGGCGGGCTACTCGGTGGCGCTGCATTGCGGTCGCTCGCGCGAGGAGGCGGATGCGCTGGCGGCCTCGCTGGAAGCCGCGCGCGCCGGCAGTACGCGCGTGCTGCAGGCGGACCTCACGCAATTCGATCGATTGCCGGAACTGATCGCGCAGACCGTGGGCCACTTCGGCCGGCTCGATGCGCTGGTGAACAACGCCTCGGCGTTCTTCCCCACGCCCGTCGGCGAGGCGACACCCGCGCAATGGGATGCGCTGTTCGGTGCGAATGCGCGCGCGCCCTACTTCCTTGCGCAGGCCGCGGCACCGCACTTGCGCGCCACGCACGGTGCGATCGTCAACCTGGTCGACATCTACGGCGAACGCCCGATGCGAGCGCACACGCTCTACGGCATGAGCAAGGCGGCGCTGGCGTACATGACGCGCTCGCTTGCGCTGGAACTGGCGCCGGAGGTACGCGTCAACGGCGTGGCGCCAGGCGCGATCCTGTGGCCCGATTCGGGCAAGGACGATGCGGCGAAACAGGCGATGCTCGAACGCACGCCGCTCGGACGCACGGGCACGCCCGAGGAAGTGGCCGAAGCCGTGCGCTGGTTGCTGCGCGATGCCACCTATACGACCGGCCAGGTGTTGCGCCTGGACGGCGGGCGCATGCTCGAGGGCTAA
- a CDS encoding VanZ family protein has product MRPQRWLGTWWTMIAAVVVGSLLPALLLPHVPEGGDKAEHLIGYALLSATAVQLFASRAAVWRAAGGLVTMGVLVEIAQGTLTTSRSMDPWDALANTIGVALGLATLWLPIRDALLKLEPSAA; this is encoded by the coding sequence GTGCGTCCGCAGCGTTGGCTGGGCACCTGGTGGACGATGATCGCGGCGGTCGTCGTCGGATCGCTGCTGCCTGCGTTGCTGCTGCCGCACGTGCCTGAGGGCGGCGACAAGGCGGAACATCTCATCGGCTACGCGCTGTTGTCTGCCACGGCGGTCCAGTTGTTCGCATCGCGCGCGGCGGTATGGCGTGCGGCGGGCGGCCTCGTTACGATGGGCGTGCTGGTGGAAATCGCGCAGGGCACGCTGACGACGTCGCGCTCGATGGATCCGTGGGATGCGCTCGCCAATACGATCGGTGTTGCGTTGGGCCTGGCGACGCTGTGGCTGCCGATCCGGGATGCGTTGCTGAAGCTCGAACCCAGCGCCGCTTAG